The Flavobacterium sp. HJ-32-4 genome contains a region encoding:
- a CDS encoding helix-turn-helix domain-containing protein, protein MQDKNIQNATDVIARLKEVLKIRKDIQLAEFLNVRPNTISTWKKRNTLDYDALIRICDLYELDLNEILLGKNRMAGLSSETPLLKREVLFQYTAGTDRGALMEGTTRYNFPFISTEQSMAFQVVGNNMFPVIEENTFVICEKTFLYDVRENWLVVVVSKQKGMFVNRIAGNPGHMGELVLTNENKRYNDIRLLFTEIDEIWRIIGILSYDIRSEEQVSDTAPSQQTLADVK, encoded by the coding sequence ATGCAAGATAAAAATATTCAAAATGCGACAGACGTCATTGCGCGGCTAAAAGAGGTACTAAAAATACGTAAAGACATACAGCTGGCGGAGTTCCTAAATGTACGGCCCAACACGATTTCAACCTGGAAGAAACGGAACACGCTCGACTACGACGCCCTCATACGCATTTGTGATCTGTATGAGCTTGATCTTAACGAAATCCTGCTTGGAAAAAACCGAATGGCCGGGTTGTCAAGTGAAACTCCACTGCTGAAACGGGAAGTGTTATTCCAATACACCGCGGGTACCGACAGGGGTGCGCTTATGGAAGGGACGACGCGGTACAACTTTCCCTTCATCTCCACCGAACAGTCTATGGCGTTTCAGGTCGTCGGGAACAATATGTTTCCGGTAATTGAGGAGAACACCTTTGTGATTTGCGAAAAAACGTTTTTATATGACGTCCGAGAGAATTGGCTGGTCGTGGTCGTCAGTAAACAGAAAGGGATGTTCGTTAACCGGATCGCCGGCAATCCCGGACACATGGGCGAACTAGTGCTCACCAACGAAAACAAACGCTATAATGACATTCGCCTGCTATTCACCGAAATCGACGAGATTTGGCGGATTATCGGAATTTTAAGTTACGATATACGCTCAGAAGAGCAGGTGTCTGATACCGCTCCATCCCAGCAAACGCTGGCTGATGTGAAATAG